The Lutibacter sp. Hel_I_33_5 genome has a window encoding:
- a CDS encoding M1 family metallopeptidase, giving the protein MYKKSILINSLLLLLSFSILGQTSLFEHTKTFTKQDTLRGSITPERAWWDVTFYDLKVAVDPDKKFIKGKNTVQYKVLKSHQVLQIDLQPPLKITKATQKGESLRIISEGNAHFIHLNKKQRIGSINSIDVYYEGNPKVARNAPWDGGFSWKKDSNGNHFAATSCQGLGASVWWPNKDHMYDEVDSLAISVRVPKNLMNISNGRLRKVEKHKDETTTYHWFVDNPINNYGVNINIGDYVHFSEKYNGEAGLLDMDYYVLRDNLEKAKKHFKDAPKMMKAFEHWFGKYPFYKDGFKLVEAPYLGMEHQSSITYGNKYVNGYLGRDLSNTGWGLKFDFIIIHESGHEWFANNITYKDIADMWIHESFTAYSENLFLDYYYGKEASADYVIGTRSNISNDIPIIGQYDVNSEGSGDMYYKGANMLHTIRQLINDDEKWRSILRGLNSTFYHKTVTTQEIENYISKQSGIDLSTFFDQYLRTTKIPVLEYKIENNIISYRWNNIIDGFMIPLKVEIDRKTKMIHPTKSWKTIKTNSSNFNIDRNYFIKIKEL; this is encoded by the coding sequence ATGTATAAAAAATCTATTTTAATAAATAGTCTACTTCTTTTATTGAGTTTTTCAATACTAGGCCAAACTTCTCTTTTCGAACATACAAAGACATTTACCAAGCAAGATACTTTACGTGGTTCTATAACACCTGAAAGAGCCTGGTGGGATGTAACTTTCTATGATTTAAAAGTAGCAGTAGATCCTGATAAAAAATTTATTAAAGGAAAAAACACCGTTCAATACAAAGTTTTAAAATCACATCAAGTTTTACAAATTGATTTACAACCACCTTTAAAAATCACAAAAGCAACACAGAAAGGAGAATCGTTAAGAATTATTTCTGAAGGAAATGCACATTTTATTCATCTAAATAAAAAACAAAGAATTGGCTCAATAAATTCAATAGATGTTTATTATGAAGGAAATCCTAAAGTTGCTAGAAATGCACCTTGGGATGGTGGATTTTCTTGGAAAAAAGATAGCAACGGAAATCATTTTGCAGCAACTTCTTGTCAAGGTCTAGGTGCTAGTGTTTGGTGGCCAAACAAGGATCATATGTATGATGAAGTTGATAGTTTGGCTATAAGCGTTCGAGTGCCTAAAAACTTAATGAACATTTCTAACGGACGCCTAAGAAAAGTTGAAAAACATAAAGATGAAACAACAACATATCATTGGTTTGTTGACAATCCGATTAATAATTACGGAGTAAATATTAATATAGGAGATTATGTTCATTTTTCTGAAAAATATAACGGTGAAGCTGGACTTTTAGACATGGATTATTATGTACTTCGTGATAATTTAGAAAAAGCAAAAAAACACTTTAAAGACGCTCCAAAAATGATGAAAGCATTTGAGCATTGGTTTGGTAAATATCCCTTTTATAAAGATGGTTTTAAATTAGTTGAAGCCCCTTATTTAGGCATGGAGCATCAAAGTTCTATCACCTATGGAAATAAATATGTAAACGGTTATTTAGGAAGAGATTTATCTAATACTGGTTGGGGATTAAAGTTTGATTTTATAATTATTCATGAATCTGGACACGAATGGTTTGCAAATAATATTACCTATAAAGATATAGCTGATATGTGGATTCATGAAAGCTTTACAGCTTATTCAGAAAATCTATTTTTAGATTACTATTATGGTAAAGAAGCTTCTGCAGATTATGTAATAGGTACGCGTTCTAATATTTCAAATGATATTCCAATTATTGGTCAATATGATGTAAATAGTGAAGGTTCTGGAGACATGTATTATAAAGGTGCAAATATGTTGCATACCATTCGTCAGCTTATAAATGATGATGAAAAATGGCGTTCAATTTTAAGAGGATTAAATAGTACTTTTTATCATAAAACAGTTACAACACAAGAAATTGAAAATTATATTTCTAAACAATCTGGTATAGATTTAAGTACTTTTTTTGACCAATATTTAAGAACAACTAAAATCCCTGTTTTAGAATATAAAATTGAAAATAATATTATTTCATATCGTTGGAATAATATCATTGACGGATTTATGATTCCTTTAAAAGTAGAAATTGATCGTAAAACAAAAATGATACATCCAACCAAAAGCTGGAAAACCATTAAAACAAATTCATCTAATTTTAATATAGATAGAAATTACTTTATAAAAATAAAGGAGTTATAG
- a CDS encoding TIGR01777 family oxidoreductase, with protein sequence MSKILISGGTGLIGEILHEKLVENNHEVRILSRNPTKSNEYKWNIKEKYIDEKVFTDLDFIIHLAGAGIANKCWTNKRKQEIIDSRVQSTNLLFKKITELKTPLKGFISASGIGYYGAMTSDTIFKEDDKPENDFISNVCVLWENAVKKYNQINIPTTILRTGIVLTKNGGALSKMNTPIFLSSLGNGKQYMPWIHIDDLCNLYIKAIEDNTFTGIYNAVAPEHQTNLSFTRTLGTVLSKTILLIKIPSFVLKTVFGELAKILLYGSRVSSKKITKTGFEFEFKTLNKALTNLLSK encoded by the coding sequence ATGAGTAAAATTTTAATCTCTGGAGGTACTGGGTTGATTGGAGAGATCCTTCATGAAAAGTTAGTAGAAAATAATCATGAGGTAAGAATTCTTAGTAGAAACCCAACAAAATCGAATGAATATAAATGGAACATCAAAGAGAAGTATATTGATGAAAAAGTTTTTACAGATTTAGATTTCATCATTCACCTAGCTGGCGCTGGGATTGCAAATAAATGTTGGACAAATAAAAGAAAGCAAGAAATCATAGATAGTAGAGTCCAATCTACAAACTTATTATTTAAAAAAATTACCGAATTAAAAACACCTTTAAAAGGTTTTATTTCAGCTTCTGGCATTGGATATTATGGAGCAATGACATCTGATACTATTTTTAAAGAAGATGATAAACCAGAAAATGACTTTATTTCTAATGTATGTGTTTTATGGGAAAATGCAGTAAAAAAGTATAATCAAATTAACATACCAACTACTATTTTAAGAACTGGAATCGTATTAACAAAGAATGGCGGAGCATTATCTAAAATGAATACACCTATTTTTTTATCTTCATTAGGAAACGGGAAGCAATACATGCCGTGGATACATATCGATGACTTATGCAACCTGTATATAAAAGCAATTGAAGACAATACATTTACTGGAATTTATAATGCTGTGGCTCCAGAACATCAAACAAATTTATCATTTACAAGAACTTTAGGAACTGTTTTATCTAAAACTATACTCCTTATTAAAATCCCTTCATTTGTATTAAAAACAGTTTTTGGAGAATTGGCAAAGATTTTGCTATATGGGAGTAGAGTTTCATCAAAAAAAATAACAAAAACAGGATTTGAATTTGAATTCAAAACTTTGAACAAAGCATTAACTAACTTGTTATCTAAATAA